Proteins from one Oncorhynchus masou masou isolate Uvic2021 chromosome 12, UVic_Omas_1.1, whole genome shotgun sequence genomic window:
- the LOC135550974 gene encoding protein Shroom3-like isoform X1: protein MDSYNLNFEKMSNLDLHPLSLPLSRLSPAKSTSSIDQFTYPHGKCDSAYSSFSGGSNAPDYSSPFLPDDLQHHSLLYADLKYVKAIYHPNVLDSDAKSMDQLYRSMEAISNQYRNNNGCLSATQYCDQNQEKLPPPPPPPPDRLDSFIATRNLENCRAQHSPEGQLADRSPPRPRTDNPDAACLRPDIVYGRRASQPYHRDPVNSDHTDKSPEQQTSANVLSRSPPRTSQPEQHPNQQAGSAGVGHSEGHCKRVQEPRGSLLPEPPPSAIPLHVAQNMANSSIQHKGQFYFVTGVCKSSESSLNHGSLCVSEEGSESPVSEPVDRERLHSTMDHMFRNTQQRNYFTHDTTKTDVREFYTKRQDINSRSQDEATQIQSRISYGPAHILNRRSRSSDALQQSLKIQSKEIGRHHSPNHHIFSCGREENCPLLSNSHNQEIPPPISMEQATHHKRDEQVNAGRRRPFGGVASQKINKENTPLLYHLTGANRAALNLNLKLKNDIEVCMQGEDAGLNAAHQERQAPVSCSDRTSQGEASREESSEAIAHPCNTLDDSFKKYYKEKLKGAQDQVLRETSFKRSDLQLSWPHRVRQSELRPTVLHTVSSSQDSETSADTLTPSPTQSEGTDKEDIKEMLKEVEKERPANVAQPQLVRIGGRRRLTPEQKELCYSEPEKLNQLGDSGEVGLLVLSGNDEELGEQGLVAARRKMFETKGRALSTSSLSKTSLQHLQHKALVAYMERKTGLKVAEPQQPAPQASQSPKQGHFMAGKPSDWGPKPQSGNKGGPKKKLYRPHSAGCVLDSTSSSMKHAQFSSSQSGGHSHQASWRESPSPSQGKSASEESLLDQPEPPELFRNRFTSTPHAFQGHNYMNDPSPVNAMDTSSAQTQRPVDEESVVVRRDQAKIFPEGQRVRVMGRRVRMVVKRGKSLEELGVSQVSSSSVLSKSSEQLGQLHSRQGAPGPGQEKSSVPSFSETQRKPLFKQDSAPQLGSREMTRSTRESTTSNSPVSNTSSQVRARSDGSPGSYNFVPLVKEVVETTGLSCDVPLPPYLNGQQSSERLVKSTSTFPSIHTHPRGTGGSKTGSNSVITAPPIQHTLEREQSVDEPIETPQPEASQEVSLSCGVTTDPTLWVIPPEPGSQVEDEGPALSDNLTEGETPNLVRAPAASEPLTTSSTTPVPDTDTCQSGEGQQPGEDKETEGEEETPAGETESPEKTPTTEDTKWEELVEEVVTTDQSLARVLYPLTNRKTALMLMEQLLSEDTLLMEEHYKKKQRDIMTLHAADGSKTVHDPEAPPTSPVDEKVQPQPEPQSKMDVTEKKRLLVMCIEERLLALGEPRGALQVEVEENRMRGEAVEALVREHCTAVEVERYCLFVGDLERVVSLLLCLSARLARVQNALSTVDQHTDAGEKNSLDNRHRLLCKQREDAKDLKDNLDRREQMVSNFLSRCLTAEQLQDYRHFVQTKASLLIRMKDLDETQRLGEEQLESLLNTLPP from the exons ATGGATTCCTATAATTTAAACTTTGAGAAAATGAGCAACCTGGACCTGCACCCTCTGAGCCTACCATTGAGTCGGCTCTCCCCAGCTAAGTCCACCAGCAGCATCGACCAGTTCACATACCCCCACGGCAAGTGCGACTCGGCCTACAGCTCCTTCTCTGGGGGCTCCAATGCCCCAGACtactcctcccccttccttccaGATGATCTCCAGCACCACAGCCTGCTCTATGCTGACCTGAAGTATGTGAAGGCCATCTACCACCCCAACGTCCTCGACTCTGATGCCAAGAGCATGGATCAGCTCTACCGCTCCATGGAGGCCATCTCAAACCAGTATCGCAACAACAATGGCTGCCTGAGTGCAACACAGTACTGTGATCAGAATCAAGAAAAGctgccaccccctcctcctccgcccCCCGACCGCCTGGACAGCTTCATAGCCACCAGGAACCTGGAGAACTGCAGGGCGCAGCACAGTCCCGAGGGCCAGCTGGCAGACAGGTCTCCTCCACGACCCCGGACAGATAATCCTGATGCTGCCTGTCTCAGGCCTGACATAGTCTATGGTCGTAGGGCCTCACAGCCCTATCACAGGGACCCAGTCAACTCTGACCACACAGATAAGAGCCCTGAGCAGCAAACGTCAGCAAACGTCTTAAGCCGATCACCCCCTCGCACGAGTCAGCCTGAGCAGCACCCTAATCAGCAGGCTGGTAGTGCCGGTGTCGGCCATTCGGAGGGTCACTGTAAGAGGGTGCAAGAGCCCCGCGGGTCCCTCCTGCCGGAGCCACCGCCATCTGCCATCCCCTTGCATGTGGCACAGAACATGGCCAACAGCAGCATCCAACACAAGGGCCAGTTCTACTTCGTTACAGGTGTTTGTAAGTCGTCAGAGTCCAGTCTGAACCatggttctctgtgtgtgtcagaaGAAGGCAGTGAGAGCCCTGTGTCTGAGCCTGTGGATAGGGAAAGGTTGCACAGCACCATGGACCACATGTTCAGGAACACCCAACAGAGGAACTATTTCACCCATGACACCACAAAAACCGATGTCAGGGAGTTTTACACCAAGCGTCAAGATATAAACTCCAGAAGCCAAGATGAGGCGACACAGATTCAGAGTAGGATTTCATATGGCCCCGCTCACATTTTAAACCGGCGCTCCCGCAGTTCCGATGCTTTACAACAAAGTCTCAAGATCCAGAGCAAAGAGATCGGCAGGCATCACAGCCCTAACCACCACATCTTCTCCTGCGGCCGAGAGGAGAACTGTCCTCTGTTATCAAATTCCCACAACCAGGAAATCCCTCCACCAATCAGCATGGAGCAGGCCACCCACCACAAGAGAGACGAACAAGTCAATGCAGGGAGGAGGCGGCCATTTGGAGGTGTTGCCAGCCAGAAGATCAACAAGGAAAACACCCCGCTGCTGTACCACCTCACTGGAGCCAACAGGGCGGCCctgaatttgaatttgaagctCAAAAATGACATTGAGGTCTGTATGCAAGGTGAAGATGCAGGCCTCAATGCTGCTCATCAAGAAAGGCAAGCTCCCGTTAGCTGTAGTGATAGAACATCACAGGGTGAAGCATCCAGGGAGGAGAGCTCGGAGGCTATCGCCCACCCCTGCAACACGCTGGACGACTCCTTTAAGAAGTACTACAAGGAGAAACTGAAGGGCGCCCAGGATCAGGTCCTCAGGGAGACCTCCTTTAAGAGGAGTGACCTGCAGCTGTCCTGGCCCCACAGAGTGAGGCAGAGTGAGCTCAGGCCCACGGtacttcacacagtctcctcttcACAGGACTCTGAGACCTCAGCAGACACActcaccccctccccaacacagtcTGAGGGGACAGATAAGGAGGACATAAAGGAAATGCTGAAGGAGGTTGAGAAAGAGAGGCCAGCGAACGTTGCCCAGCCTCAGTTGGTTCGTATCGGGGGCAGGAGGCGTCTGACTCCAGAGCAGAAGGAGCTGTGCTACTCCGAGCCGGAAAAGCTGAACCAGCTGGGTGACTCAGGTGAAGTAGGACTGCTGGTACTCTCAGGAAATGATGAGGAGCTGGGAGAACAGGGCCTGGTGGCAGCTAGGAGGAAGATGTTTGAGACCAAAGGCAGGGCCCTGTCCACCTCCAGCCTTTCTAAGACCTCCCTGCAGCACCTCCAGCACAAGGCCCTGGTGGCCTACATGGAGCGCAAGACTGGTCTCAAGGTGGCTGAGCCCCAGCAGCCTGCCCCTCAAGCCTCTCAATCCCCCAAACAGGGGCACTTCATGGCTGGGAAGCCATCTGACTGGGGCCCCAAGCCTCAGTCTGGGAATAAAGGAGGCCCCAAGAAGAAGCTGTACAGGCCCCATTCCGCTGGATGCGTCCTGGACTCGACCTCCAGCTCCATGAAGCATGCCCAGTTCAGCTCCTCTCAGTCCGGAGGTCATTCCCACCAGGCTAGCTGGAGAGAGTCACCCAGCCCCTCTCAGGGGAAGTCTGCCTCTGAGGAGAGTCTTCTGGACCAACCAGAACCACCTGAGTTGTTCAGAAACCGCTTCACCTCAACACCCCATGCATTTCAG GGTCACAACTACATGAATGATCCCTCACCAGTCAATGCTATGGACACGTCCAG TGCTCAGACTCAGAGGCCAGTGGATGAGGAGAGTGTGGTGGTAAGGAGAGACCAAGCGAAGATATTCCCTGAGGGTCAGCGAGTCCGGGTGATGGGTCGGCGGGTCCGGATGGTGGTCAAGCGGGGAAAGTCCCTGGAGGAGTTGGGTGTGTCCCAGGTCAGCAGCTCCTCAGTCCTCAGTAAGAGCTCTGAGCAGCTGGGCCAGCTCCACAGCAGGCAGGGAGCCCCAGGACCAGGCCAGGAAAAAAGCAGTGTACCGTCCTTCAGCGAGACCCAGAGGAAGCCCCTCTTCAAGCAGGACTCTGCACCACAGCTGGGCAGTAGGGAGATGACAAGAAGCACCAGGGAGTCCACTACGTCTAACTCCCCAGTATCAAACACCTCGTCTCAGGTCAGGGCTCGTTCAGATGGGTCCCCTGGATCATACAACTTTGTCCCTTTGGTTAAAGAGGTGGTAGAGACCACTGGGCTCTCCTGCGACGTCCCACTCCCACCGTACCTTAACGGTCAGCAGTCCAGTGAGAGATTGGTCAAGTCCACCTCAACTTTTCCCTCCATACATACCCATCCCAGGGGCACTGGCGGGAGCAAGACTGGCTCCAA CAGTGTGATAACCGCCCCTCCTATACAACACACTCTGGAGAGAGAGCAGTCGGTGGACGAGCCCATTGAGACTCCTCAGCCCGAGGCCTCTCAGGAAGTCTCCCTGAGCTGTGGAGTCACCACAGACCCGACTCTGTGGGTCATACCACCTGAACCAGGGAGCCAAGTGGAGGATGAGGGCCCAGCCCTTTCTGATAATCTGACCGAGGGAGAGACTCCAAATCTAGTCCGTGCTCCAGCAGCTAGTGAGCCCCTTACAACTTCCTCCACCACACCAGTCCCTGACACTGACACCTGCCAGAGTGGAGAGGGCCAACAACCAGGAGAAGACAAGGAAaccgagggggaggaggagacccCAGCAGGAGAGACGGAGAGCCCAGAAAAGACACCCACCACCGAGGATACAAAGTGGGAGGagctggtggaggaggtggtcACAACGGACCAATCGCTGGCACGGGTGCTGTACCCGTTGACCAATCGTAAGACGGCACTGATGCTGATGGAGCAGCTCCTGTCAGAAGACACTCTGCTGATGGAGGAGCACTATAAGAAGAAGCAGAGAGACATCATGACACTGCATGCTGCTGACGG CTCTAAAACAGTGCATgatcctgaagcacctcccacatcTCCTGTTGATGAGAAAGTCCAACCCCAACCAGAGCCACAAAGCAAGATGGATGTCACAGAGAAGAAG AGGCTGCTAGTGATGTGTATTGAGGAGCGCCTGTTGGCCTTGGGGGAGCCCCGTGGTGCCCtgcaggtggaggtggaggagaacaggatgCGTGGCGAGGCCGTGGAGGCCCTGGTTCGGGAGCACTGTACAGCGGTGGAGGTGGAGCGCTATTGCCTGTTCGTAGGAGACTTGGAGCGTGTGGTTAGCCTGCTGCTGTGTCTATCCGCCCGGCTAGCCCGTGTGCAGAATGCCTTGAGTACTGTGGACCAGCACACCGACGcaggggagaaa AATTCTCTGGACAACCGTCACCGTCTACTGTGTAAGCAGCGGGAGGACGCCAAAGACCTGAAGGACAACCTGGACAGACGGGAGCAGATGGTGTCTAACTTCCTGTCTCGCTGCCTGACAGCCGAGCAGCTCCAGGACTACCGGCACTTCGTCCAGACCAAGGCCTCGCTCCTCATCAGGATGAAGGACCTAGATGAGACGCAGCGTCTGGGGGAAGAGCAGCTGGAGTCCCTGCTCAACACCCTCCCTCCATGA
- the LOC135550974 gene encoding protein Shroom3-like isoform X2 has protein sequence MDSYNLNFEKMSNLDLHPLSLPLSRLSPAKSTSSIDQFTYPHGKCDSAYSSFSGGSNAPDYSSPFLPDDLQHHSLLYADLKYVKAIYHPNVLDSDAKSMDQLYRSMEAISNQYRNNNGCLSATQYCDQNQEKLPPPPPPPPDRLDSFIATRNLENCRAQHSPEGQLADRSPPRPRTDNPDAACLRPDIVYGRRASQPYHRDPVNSDHTDKSPEQQTSANVLSRSPPRTSQPEQHPNQQAGSAGVGHSEGHCKRVQEPRGSLLPEPPPSAIPLHVAQNMANSSIQHKGQFYFVTGVCKSSESSLNHGSLCVSEEGSESPVSEPVDRERLHSTMDHMFRNTQQRNYFTHDTTKTDVREFYTKRQDINSRSQDEATQIQSRISYGPAHILNRRSRSSDALQQSLKIQSKEIGRHHSPNHHIFSCGREENCPLLSNSHNQEIPPPISMEQATHHKRDEQVNAGRRRPFGGVASQKINKENTPLLYHLTGANRAALNLNLKLKNDIEVCMQGEDAGLNAAHQERQAPVSCSDRTSQGEASREESSEAIAHPCNTLDDSFKKYYKEKLKGAQDQVLRETSFKRSDLQLSWPHRVRQSELRPTVLHTVSSSQDSETSADTLTPSPTQSEGTDKEDIKEMLKEVEKERPANVAQPQLVRIGGRRRLTPEQKELCYSEPEKLNQLGDSGEVGLLVLSGNDEELGEQGLVAARRKMFETKGRALSTSSLSKTSLQHLQHKALVAYMERKTGLKVAEPQQPAPQASQSPKQGHFMAGKPSDWGPKPQSGNKGGPKKKLYRPHSAGCVLDSTSSSMKHAQFSSSQSGGHSHQASWRESPSPSQGKSASEESLLDQPEPPELFRNRFTSTPHAFQGHNYMNDPSPVNAMDTSSAQTQRPVDEESVVVRRDQAKIFPEGQRVRVMGRRVRMVVKRGKSLEELGVSQVSSSSVLSKSSEQLGQLHSRQGAPGPGQEKSSVPSFSETQRKPLFKQDSAPQLGSREMTRSTRESTTSNSPVSNTSSQVRARSDGSPGSYNFVPLVKEVVETTGLSCDVPLPPYLNGQQSSERLVKSTSTFPSIHTHPRGTGGSKTGSNVITAPPIQHTLEREQSVDEPIETPQPEASQEVSLSCGVTTDPTLWVIPPEPGSQVEDEGPALSDNLTEGETPNLVRAPAASEPLTTSSTTPVPDTDTCQSGEGQQPGEDKETEGEEETPAGETESPEKTPTTEDTKWEELVEEVVTTDQSLARVLYPLTNRKTALMLMEQLLSEDTLLMEEHYKKKQRDIMTLHAADGSKTVHDPEAPPTSPVDEKVQPQPEPQSKMDVTEKKRLLVMCIEERLLALGEPRGALQVEVEENRMRGEAVEALVREHCTAVEVERYCLFVGDLERVVSLLLCLSARLARVQNALSTVDQHTDAGEKNSLDNRHRLLCKQREDAKDLKDNLDRREQMVSNFLSRCLTAEQLQDYRHFVQTKASLLIRMKDLDETQRLGEEQLESLLNTLPP, from the exons ATGGATTCCTATAATTTAAACTTTGAGAAAATGAGCAACCTGGACCTGCACCCTCTGAGCCTACCATTGAGTCGGCTCTCCCCAGCTAAGTCCACCAGCAGCATCGACCAGTTCACATACCCCCACGGCAAGTGCGACTCGGCCTACAGCTCCTTCTCTGGGGGCTCCAATGCCCCAGACtactcctcccccttccttccaGATGATCTCCAGCACCACAGCCTGCTCTATGCTGACCTGAAGTATGTGAAGGCCATCTACCACCCCAACGTCCTCGACTCTGATGCCAAGAGCATGGATCAGCTCTACCGCTCCATGGAGGCCATCTCAAACCAGTATCGCAACAACAATGGCTGCCTGAGTGCAACACAGTACTGTGATCAGAATCAAGAAAAGctgccaccccctcctcctccgcccCCCGACCGCCTGGACAGCTTCATAGCCACCAGGAACCTGGAGAACTGCAGGGCGCAGCACAGTCCCGAGGGCCAGCTGGCAGACAGGTCTCCTCCACGACCCCGGACAGATAATCCTGATGCTGCCTGTCTCAGGCCTGACATAGTCTATGGTCGTAGGGCCTCACAGCCCTATCACAGGGACCCAGTCAACTCTGACCACACAGATAAGAGCCCTGAGCAGCAAACGTCAGCAAACGTCTTAAGCCGATCACCCCCTCGCACGAGTCAGCCTGAGCAGCACCCTAATCAGCAGGCTGGTAGTGCCGGTGTCGGCCATTCGGAGGGTCACTGTAAGAGGGTGCAAGAGCCCCGCGGGTCCCTCCTGCCGGAGCCACCGCCATCTGCCATCCCCTTGCATGTGGCACAGAACATGGCCAACAGCAGCATCCAACACAAGGGCCAGTTCTACTTCGTTACAGGTGTTTGTAAGTCGTCAGAGTCCAGTCTGAACCatggttctctgtgtgtgtcagaaGAAGGCAGTGAGAGCCCTGTGTCTGAGCCTGTGGATAGGGAAAGGTTGCACAGCACCATGGACCACATGTTCAGGAACACCCAACAGAGGAACTATTTCACCCATGACACCACAAAAACCGATGTCAGGGAGTTTTACACCAAGCGTCAAGATATAAACTCCAGAAGCCAAGATGAGGCGACACAGATTCAGAGTAGGATTTCATATGGCCCCGCTCACATTTTAAACCGGCGCTCCCGCAGTTCCGATGCTTTACAACAAAGTCTCAAGATCCAGAGCAAAGAGATCGGCAGGCATCACAGCCCTAACCACCACATCTTCTCCTGCGGCCGAGAGGAGAACTGTCCTCTGTTATCAAATTCCCACAACCAGGAAATCCCTCCACCAATCAGCATGGAGCAGGCCACCCACCACAAGAGAGACGAACAAGTCAATGCAGGGAGGAGGCGGCCATTTGGAGGTGTTGCCAGCCAGAAGATCAACAAGGAAAACACCCCGCTGCTGTACCACCTCACTGGAGCCAACAGGGCGGCCctgaatttgaatttgaagctCAAAAATGACATTGAGGTCTGTATGCAAGGTGAAGATGCAGGCCTCAATGCTGCTCATCAAGAAAGGCAAGCTCCCGTTAGCTGTAGTGATAGAACATCACAGGGTGAAGCATCCAGGGAGGAGAGCTCGGAGGCTATCGCCCACCCCTGCAACACGCTGGACGACTCCTTTAAGAAGTACTACAAGGAGAAACTGAAGGGCGCCCAGGATCAGGTCCTCAGGGAGACCTCCTTTAAGAGGAGTGACCTGCAGCTGTCCTGGCCCCACAGAGTGAGGCAGAGTGAGCTCAGGCCCACGGtacttcacacagtctcctcttcACAGGACTCTGAGACCTCAGCAGACACActcaccccctccccaacacagtcTGAGGGGACAGATAAGGAGGACATAAAGGAAATGCTGAAGGAGGTTGAGAAAGAGAGGCCAGCGAACGTTGCCCAGCCTCAGTTGGTTCGTATCGGGGGCAGGAGGCGTCTGACTCCAGAGCAGAAGGAGCTGTGCTACTCCGAGCCGGAAAAGCTGAACCAGCTGGGTGACTCAGGTGAAGTAGGACTGCTGGTACTCTCAGGAAATGATGAGGAGCTGGGAGAACAGGGCCTGGTGGCAGCTAGGAGGAAGATGTTTGAGACCAAAGGCAGGGCCCTGTCCACCTCCAGCCTTTCTAAGACCTCCCTGCAGCACCTCCAGCACAAGGCCCTGGTGGCCTACATGGAGCGCAAGACTGGTCTCAAGGTGGCTGAGCCCCAGCAGCCTGCCCCTCAAGCCTCTCAATCCCCCAAACAGGGGCACTTCATGGCTGGGAAGCCATCTGACTGGGGCCCCAAGCCTCAGTCTGGGAATAAAGGAGGCCCCAAGAAGAAGCTGTACAGGCCCCATTCCGCTGGATGCGTCCTGGACTCGACCTCCAGCTCCATGAAGCATGCCCAGTTCAGCTCCTCTCAGTCCGGAGGTCATTCCCACCAGGCTAGCTGGAGAGAGTCACCCAGCCCCTCTCAGGGGAAGTCTGCCTCTGAGGAGAGTCTTCTGGACCAACCAGAACCACCTGAGTTGTTCAGAAACCGCTTCACCTCAACACCCCATGCATTTCAG GGTCACAACTACATGAATGATCCCTCACCAGTCAATGCTATGGACACGTCCAG TGCTCAGACTCAGAGGCCAGTGGATGAGGAGAGTGTGGTGGTAAGGAGAGACCAAGCGAAGATATTCCCTGAGGGTCAGCGAGTCCGGGTGATGGGTCGGCGGGTCCGGATGGTGGTCAAGCGGGGAAAGTCCCTGGAGGAGTTGGGTGTGTCCCAGGTCAGCAGCTCCTCAGTCCTCAGTAAGAGCTCTGAGCAGCTGGGCCAGCTCCACAGCAGGCAGGGAGCCCCAGGACCAGGCCAGGAAAAAAGCAGTGTACCGTCCTTCAGCGAGACCCAGAGGAAGCCCCTCTTCAAGCAGGACTCTGCACCACAGCTGGGCAGTAGGGAGATGACAAGAAGCACCAGGGAGTCCACTACGTCTAACTCCCCAGTATCAAACACCTCGTCTCAGGTCAGGGCTCGTTCAGATGGGTCCCCTGGATCATACAACTTTGTCCCTTTGGTTAAAGAGGTGGTAGAGACCACTGGGCTCTCCTGCGACGTCCCACTCCCACCGTACCTTAACGGTCAGCAGTCCAGTGAGAGATTGGTCAAGTCCACCTCAACTTTTCCCTCCATACATACCCATCCCAGGGGCACTGGCGGGAGCAAGACTGGCTCCAA TGTGATAACCGCCCCTCCTATACAACACACTCTGGAGAGAGAGCAGTCGGTGGACGAGCCCATTGAGACTCCTCAGCCCGAGGCCTCTCAGGAAGTCTCCCTGAGCTGTGGAGTCACCACAGACCCGACTCTGTGGGTCATACCACCTGAACCAGGGAGCCAAGTGGAGGATGAGGGCCCAGCCCTTTCTGATAATCTGACCGAGGGAGAGACTCCAAATCTAGTCCGTGCTCCAGCAGCTAGTGAGCCCCTTACAACTTCCTCCACCACACCAGTCCCTGACACTGACACCTGCCAGAGTGGAGAGGGCCAACAACCAGGAGAAGACAAGGAAaccgagggggaggaggagacccCAGCAGGAGAGACGGAGAGCCCAGAAAAGACACCCACCACCGAGGATACAAAGTGGGAGGagctggtggaggaggtggtcACAACGGACCAATCGCTGGCACGGGTGCTGTACCCGTTGACCAATCGTAAGACGGCACTGATGCTGATGGAGCAGCTCCTGTCAGAAGACACTCTGCTGATGGAGGAGCACTATAAGAAGAAGCAGAGAGACATCATGACACTGCATGCTGCTGACGG CTCTAAAACAGTGCATgatcctgaagcacctcccacatcTCCTGTTGATGAGAAAGTCCAACCCCAACCAGAGCCACAAAGCAAGATGGATGTCACAGAGAAGAAG AGGCTGCTAGTGATGTGTATTGAGGAGCGCCTGTTGGCCTTGGGGGAGCCCCGTGGTGCCCtgcaggtggaggtggaggagaacaggatgCGTGGCGAGGCCGTGGAGGCCCTGGTTCGGGAGCACTGTACAGCGGTGGAGGTGGAGCGCTATTGCCTGTTCGTAGGAGACTTGGAGCGTGTGGTTAGCCTGCTGCTGTGTCTATCCGCCCGGCTAGCCCGTGTGCAGAATGCCTTGAGTACTGTGGACCAGCACACCGACGcaggggagaaa AATTCTCTGGACAACCGTCACCGTCTACTGTGTAAGCAGCGGGAGGACGCCAAAGACCTGAAGGACAACCTGGACAGACGGGAGCAGATGGTGTCTAACTTCCTGTCTCGCTGCCTGACAGCCGAGCAGCTCCAGGACTACCGGCACTTCGTCCAGACCAAGGCCTCGCTCCTCATCAGGATGAAGGACCTAGATGAGACGCAGCGTCTGGGGGAAGAGCAGCTGGAGTCCCTGCTCAACACCCTCCCTCCATGA